One Lacunisphaera limnophila DNA window includes the following coding sequences:
- a CDS encoding ComEC/Rec2 family competence protein has protein sequence MPSPAQQIRAPLLWLLLPMMAGLAAAKVWPPPAAGLTLVLLGALGLAGVALGAAWFDRPRAAMPALVGAAALAGFALLHLREPRLHTGETRPPREITVTLLVTDIFGSAAGARSLGGLGEVVVAGDLDRELVGQRVYFSAIRRISVGPRREGGYEVRGVLEPLARDGAQDGFNDYLANRGVRLRLTRAQFIRETSPPGRWAQFTAAGRARLDRILSHGLARHPSTASLYLAMLLGEKAELSPAQENAFMRSGTFHVFSVSGLHVGVIAGALGLLGRTLRLPRRLEVVVTLVVLWLYVQVTGTGTPAVRAYIMIAFLLSSQVFRLPGNALAALAASALVTLLREPLELFSTGFQMSYSVVAGLILLAGPLADHWQTRWQPFALKPRPEWRWWHDTIASGGRKVIAGVAGCWAAFLASAASGIGFFGVFSPGSLLANLIILPLSSLAIVAGFLSLLTGLIGLAPLSALFNAAAALIIIASDWLLRHGTELPGVYYPASFRAGWLAPAGMAGMTAVLLAGAAGRWRKRYGGFWPPVVLLFLLLVLGVRFG, from the coding sequence ATGCCCTCGCCCGCCCAGCAAATCCGCGCACCGCTCCTGTGGCTGTTACTGCCAATGATGGCGGGCCTCGCCGCCGCCAAGGTCTGGCCACCGCCGGCCGCCGGCCTGACTCTGGTCCTGCTGGGGGCTTTGGGCCTGGCGGGAGTGGCGTTGGGTGCGGCCTGGTTTGACCGGCCGCGGGCGGCGATGCCGGCGCTTGTGGGCGCCGCCGCGCTGGCCGGATTCGCCCTGCTGCACCTGCGGGAACCGCGACTGCACACCGGGGAAACCCGGCCACCCCGCGAAATCACCGTCACCCTGCTGGTGACCGACATCTTCGGGTCCGCGGCCGGGGCCCGCAGCCTGGGCGGTCTCGGCGAAGTCGTGGTCGCGGGTGATCTGGACCGCGAGCTGGTCGGGCAACGGGTGTATTTTTCCGCCATCCGGCGCATCAGCGTCGGGCCCCGTCGGGAAGGCGGCTATGAGGTGCGGGGCGTGCTGGAGCCCCTGGCCCGCGACGGCGCCCAGGATGGATTCAACGACTACCTCGCCAACCGCGGCGTGCGGCTCCGGCTCACGCGGGCCCAGTTCATCCGCGAGACGTCGCCGCCGGGCCGGTGGGCGCAATTCACCGCGGCCGGCCGGGCCCGGCTCGATCGCATCCTCTCCCACGGTTTGGCCCGGCATCCGTCAACGGCTTCGCTCTACCTCGCCATGTTGCTGGGAGAAAAGGCCGAGCTCAGCCCCGCCCAGGAGAACGCCTTCATGCGCAGCGGTACCTTTCATGTATTTTCCGTAAGCGGTCTCCACGTGGGGGTCATCGCGGGCGCACTCGGCCTCTTGGGCCGCACCTTGCGGCTGCCGCGGCGGCTGGAGGTGGTCGTCACGCTGGTGGTGCTGTGGCTTTACGTGCAGGTCACCGGCACGGGCACGCCGGCGGTCCGCGCCTACATCATGATCGCGTTCCTGCTGTCCTCCCAGGTGTTCCGCCTGCCCGGCAACGCCCTGGCCGCGCTGGCGGCGTCGGCTTTGGTCACGCTGCTGCGCGAGCCGCTGGAACTCTTCAGCACGGGCTTCCAGATGTCCTATTCGGTCGTGGCCGGACTGATCCTGCTCGCCGGCCCCCTGGCGGATCACTGGCAGACCCGCTGGCAGCCGTTTGCCCTGAAACCGCGGCCGGAGTGGCGCTGGTGGCACGACACCATCGCCTCCGGGGGACGGAAGGTCATCGCCGGGGTCGCCGGGTGCTGGGCGGCCTTTCTCGCCAGCGCCGCCTCGGGCATCGGTTTCTTCGGGGTGTTCTCGCCGGGGTCGCTGCTGGCCAACCTCATCATCCTTCCGTTGTCTTCGCTAGCGATCGTGGCGGGGTTCCTCTCCTTGCTGACGGGCCTGATCGGGCTGGCCCCGCTCAGCGCGCTGTTCAACGCGGCGGCCGCGCTGATCATCATCGCTTCCGACTGGCTGCTGCGGCACGGGACCGAGTTGCCCGGGGTGTATTACCCCGCCAGCTTCCGGGCCGGGTGGCTGGCCCCGGCCGGCATGGCGGGCATGACGGCCGTGCTGCTGGCCGGCGCGGCCGGCCGCTGGCGGAAACGCTACGGTGGTTTCTGGCCGCCCGTGGTGCTGCTGTTTCTCCTGCTCGTGCTGGGTGTACGGTTCGGCTGA
- a CDS encoding replication-associated recombination protein A — translation MARPAADTGSLFGEDQPQPAGPTSARPAAGQPLAARMRPRRLAEIVGQTHIVGPGNLLPRLIASNRFGSLLFYGPPGCGKTSIAEVIARETGSRFVRLNAVLSNVAELREILAAARRQPEAATILFIDELHRFNKSQQDLLLPDVEEGNVRLIGATTHNPGFYVNPPLLSRSHLFRLEPLAAAEVATVLRQALGDTERGLGARGHPATDKVLHDLAVLCDGDLRRALNALEVIALSLPEAAEIGEPELELFARERRIRYDADEDEHYDTISAFIKSCRGSDPDAAMYWLAKMLAGGEDPRFIARRLVILASEDVGLADPQALPLTVAAHHACDFIGLPEAELTLAHATLYIATAPKSNSATLALAAAHQVLKQQPVQPVPLPLRDKGGAASKRVGHGQGYLYAHDYPENITGQAHLAQPLSLYTPKTAGWEAKIADRLARWAQLRSAGPGPRDPAARA, via the coding sequence ATGGCCCGCCCGGCAGCAGACACCGGTTCACTCTTTGGCGAGGATCAGCCGCAGCCGGCCGGTCCGACATCCGCGCGCCCGGCCGCCGGCCAGCCCCTGGCCGCGCGGATGCGGCCCCGCCGCCTGGCCGAGATCGTCGGGCAGACCCACATCGTCGGGCCGGGCAACCTCCTGCCGCGCCTGATCGCCAGCAACCGTTTTGGCAGCCTGCTCTTCTACGGCCCGCCGGGGTGCGGCAAGACAAGCATCGCCGAGGTCATCGCCCGGGAGACCGGCAGCCGCTTCGTGCGGCTCAACGCCGTCCTGTCCAACGTGGCCGAGCTGCGCGAGATCCTGGCCGCCGCGCGCCGCCAGCCGGAGGCGGCCACGATTCTCTTCATCGACGAGCTCCACCGCTTCAACAAGTCGCAGCAGGACCTGCTGCTGCCCGACGTGGAGGAGGGCAACGTGCGGCTGATCGGCGCGACGACGCACAACCCGGGTTTCTACGTGAACCCGCCGCTGCTGAGCCGCAGCCATCTCTTTCGGCTGGAACCGCTGGCGGCGGCCGAGGTCGCCACGGTGCTGCGACAGGCGCTGGGCGACACCGAGCGCGGCCTGGGTGCCCGCGGGCATCCGGCGACCGACAAGGTGCTGCACGATCTCGCGGTGTTGTGCGACGGCGACCTGCGCCGCGCCCTCAACGCGCTGGAAGTCATTGCGCTGAGCCTGCCCGAGGCCGCGGAGATCGGCGAGCCGGAGCTGGAGCTGTTCGCCCGCGAGCGCCGCATCCGCTACGACGCCGACGAGGACGAGCACTACGACACGATCTCGGCCTTCATCAAGAGCTGCCGGGGCAGTGATCCCGACGCAGCGATGTATTGGCTCGCGAAGATGCTGGCCGGCGGTGAAGACCCGCGCTTCATCGCGCGGCGGCTCGTGATCCTGGCGAGCGAGGATGTCGGCCTGGCGGACCCGCAGGCCCTGCCGCTGACGGTGGCGGCCCACCACGCCTGCGATTTCATCGGGCTGCCCGAGGCGGAGCTGACCCTGGCCCACGCCACGCTTTACATCGCCACCGCGCCCAAGAGCAACTCGGCCACGCTGGCGCTGGCCGCGGCCCACCAGGTGCTCAAGCAGCAGCCCGTGCAGCCCGTGCCCTTGCCGTTGCGCGACAAGGGCGGGGCGGCCAGCAAGCGAGTCGGCCATGGTCAGGGTTATCTTTACGCGCACGACTATCCGGAGAACATCACCGGCCAGGCCCACCTCGCGCAGCCGCTTTCGCTCTACACGCCCAAGACCGCCGGGTGGGAGGCCAAGATAGCCGACCGGCTGGCCCGTTGGGCGCAGCTGCGCTCCGCCGGGCCGGGGCCCCGGGACCCGGCGGCACGGGCGTGA
- the ribB gene encoding 3,4-dihydroxy-2-butanone-4-phosphate synthase has product MSSTSPFDSVDRAIQAIAAGGLVIVTDDEGRENEGDLVMAAEKATPELVNMMIRHARGLICVPMTEPQLKRLGINPMVQQNREAMRTAFTVSVDATEGITTGISAFDRARTIQLLANPATAPDELVQPGHIFPLCARPGGVLERAGHTEAGVDLAALAGLRPVSVICEVLNEDGTMARLPELLEFKRQHGLPIISISSLIEYRHRREQLVERVSQRPFSSEYGEFMLQVFRSKVDGRHHLAFTMGQLDGSPTLVRVHTENLLSDVFLGKELGSHRSLVASLQIVAAAGHGAIIYMEQTGRMQETLLNPGKPSSLRDYGTGAQILTALGLRKIRLLQHAPRRVVGLEGYGLEIVEQIPV; this is encoded by the coding sequence ATGTCCAGTACCTCTCCCTTTGATTCTGTCGACCGCGCGATCCAGGCGATCGCCGCCGGCGGGCTTGTGATTGTCACCGACGACGAGGGTCGGGAGAACGAGGGCGACCTCGTCATGGCCGCCGAGAAGGCCACCCCCGAGCTGGTCAACATGATGATCCGCCACGCCCGCGGCCTGATCTGCGTGCCGATGACGGAGCCCCAGTTGAAGCGGCTCGGCATCAACCCCATGGTGCAGCAGAACCGCGAGGCCATGCGTACCGCCTTCACCGTGTCGGTGGATGCCACCGAGGGTATCACCACCGGCATCAGCGCCTTTGACCGGGCGCGCACCATCCAGCTGCTGGCCAATCCCGCCACCGCCCCCGACGAGCTGGTGCAGCCGGGACACATCTTCCCCCTTTGCGCCCGACCGGGCGGCGTGTTGGAACGCGCGGGCCACACCGAGGCCGGGGTGGATCTGGCGGCGCTCGCCGGGCTCCGGCCGGTCAGCGTGATCTGCGAGGTGCTAAACGAGGACGGCACGATGGCCCGTCTGCCGGAACTGTTGGAATTCAAGCGCCAGCACGGCCTGCCGATCATCTCGATTTCCTCCCTGATCGAATACCGCCACCGCCGCGAGCAGCTCGTGGAGCGGGTGTCGCAGCGGCCCTTTTCCTCGGAGTACGGGGAATTCATGCTGCAGGTGTTCCGCAGCAAGGTGGACGGGCGCCATCACCTGGCCTTCACCATGGGCCAGCTGGACGGCTCGCCGACGCTCGTGCGGGTCCACACGGAGAACCTCCTGAGCGATGTTTTCCTCGGCAAGGAGCTGGGCAGCCACCGCTCGCTGGTGGCCTCGCTGCAGATCGTGGCCGCGGCCGGGCACGGGGCGATCATCTACATGGAGCAGACGGGCCGGATGCAGGAAACCCTGCTCAACCCCGGCAAACCCTCCAGCCTGCGGGATTACGGCACCGGCGCCCAGATCCTGACCGCCCTCGGCCTCCGCAAGATCCGCCTCCTCCAGCACGCCCCCCGCCGCGTGGTCGGCCTGGAGGGATATGGCCTGGAGATTGTCGAGCAGATCCCGGTTTGA
- the ribH gene encoding 6,7-dimethyl-8-ribityllumazine synthase: protein MSLSPPTRQTINGAKFRIGIVAACFNEALVGALLERVEATLAAAGVKDKNLTCLRVPGSHEVPWAADRLAGSGRFDCVVALGVLIGGDTNHHEMVGQSVSHALQRVALATGVPVINGVLVTDTLAQARARCTGRINRGAEFAHAALEMAALQRQTSSHS, encoded by the coding sequence ATGAGCCTGTCCCCGCCCACCCGCCAAACCATTAACGGTGCGAAATTCCGCATCGGGATCGTCGCGGCGTGCTTCAATGAGGCGCTGGTCGGGGCCCTGCTGGAGCGGGTGGAAGCCACGCTGGCCGCCGCCGGCGTGAAGGACAAAAATCTGACCTGCCTGCGGGTGCCCGGCTCGCACGAGGTGCCGTGGGCGGCCGACCGCCTGGCCGGTTCGGGTCGCTTTGATTGTGTGGTCGCCCTCGGCGTCCTGATCGGTGGTGACACCAACCACCACGAGATGGTGGGGCAGAGCGTGTCGCACGCCCTGCAGCGCGTGGCGCTGGCCACCGGCGTGCCGGTGATCAACGGTGTGCTGGTGACCGACACCCTCGCGCAGGCCCGCGCCCGCTGCACGGGCCGGATCAACCGTGGGGCCGAGTTCGCCCACGCCGCCCTCGAGATGGCGGCCCTGCAACGCCAGACCTCCTCCCACTCATGA
- the nusB gene encoding transcription antitermination factor NusB has translation MSSQFTQRRECRAAAFQYLYAWSVNQPDNVANDLQLFFEHLEKPRDHYAFAEELIHGAIEHATEIDEHIKGLAHNWEFERVAKIDLAILRLAMFEMLYRKDIPPVVSINEAIDLSKQYSTADSKRFINGILDRMKDKLGRDARKPSSE, from the coding sequence ATGAGCAGCCAGTTCACCCAACGACGCGAGTGCCGGGCCGCGGCGTTCCAGTACCTCTACGCGTGGAGCGTCAACCAGCCGGACAACGTGGCCAACGACCTCCAGCTCTTCTTCGAGCACCTGGAGAAACCGCGCGACCATTACGCCTTCGCCGAGGAGCTGATCCACGGCGCCATCGAGCACGCCACCGAGATCGACGAGCACATCAAGGGCCTGGCCCACAACTGGGAGTTCGAGCGCGTGGCCAAGATCGACCTCGCGATCCTCCGCCTCGCCATGTTCGAGATGCTCTACCGCAAGGACATCCCGCCGGTCGTCTCGATCAACGAGGCCATCGACCTGAGCAAGCAGTATTCCACGGCGGACTCGAAGCGCTTCATCAACGGCATCCTCGACCGCATGAAGGACAAGCTCGGCCGCGACGCGCGAAAACCTAGTAGCGAGTAG
- the ftsY gene encoding signal recognition particle-docking protein FtsY → MFSLFKKFKEGLTKTVSAIAAKTQGLFGGRKIDAASLDELEEALYTADFGVETTTEILAEIKQAYKKDPALQGRQAAEIGVAVLRRVLEGSEGRLDVVAGTGKPQVIAMIGVNGSGKTTTTAKLAHKFKIDGQSVLVAACDTFRAAAVEQLKSWATRLELDIVASHTGADSAAVAFDAWQAAKSRGKDWLIVDTAGRLHTKANLMEELAKIRRVLQKNDPAAPQHRWLVVDGSLGANSIEQAKVFHQSFGLTGLIVTKLDGTSRGGAVVGIWRQLKIPIYFIGLGEQPEDLQPFSAENYARAIFGLE, encoded by the coding sequence GTGTTTTCGCTCTTCAAGAAATTCAAAGAAGGCCTGACCAAGACGGTCTCGGCCATTGCCGCGAAGACGCAGGGGCTGTTTGGCGGGCGCAAGATCGACGCGGCCTCGCTCGATGAGCTGGAGGAGGCGCTGTACACGGCGGACTTCGGCGTGGAGACCACGACCGAGATTCTGGCGGAGATCAAGCAGGCCTACAAAAAGGACCCGGCGCTGCAGGGGCGGCAGGCGGCGGAGATCGGTGTGGCGGTCTTGCGGCGCGTGCTGGAAGGGAGCGAGGGCCGGCTGGACGTTGTCGCCGGCACCGGCAAGCCCCAGGTCATCGCCATGATCGGCGTGAACGGCTCGGGCAAGACCACCACCACCGCCAAGCTGGCGCACAAATTCAAGATCGACGGGCAGTCCGTGCTGGTGGCGGCCTGTGACACCTTTCGCGCGGCGGCGGTCGAGCAGTTGAAGAGCTGGGCGACACGGCTGGAGCTCGACATCGTGGCCAGCCACACGGGGGCGGACTCCGCCGCGGTGGCCTTCGATGCTTGGCAGGCGGCCAAATCGCGCGGCAAGGACTGGCTGATCGTCGATACGGCCGGCCGCCTGCACACCAAGGCCAACCTGATGGAGGAGCTGGCGAAGATCCGCCGCGTGTTGCAGAAGAACGATCCCGCGGCCCCACAACACCGGTGGCTGGTGGTGGACGGCAGCCTGGGCGCCAACTCGATCGAGCAGGCAAAGGTCTTTCACCAGAGCTTCGGCCTCACCGGCCTGATCGTGACCAAGCTCGACGGCACCAGCCGGGGTGGGGCGGTGGTGGGCATCTGGCGGCAATTGAAGATCCCGATCTACTTCATCGGCCTCGGGGAGCAGCCGGAGGACCTGCAGCCTTTTTCGGCCGAGAATTACGCCCGCGCGATCTTTGGTTTGGAGTAG
- a CDS encoding PepSY-associated TM helix domain-containing protein encodes MRKRLWQLHSWLGLAAGLGLLVIGLTGSLLIFHEELELIFNPGMVRVEPTPAGRPDVRRSDRLPLDTLLRHAQRQLPGHEVTGWLPQYEAPHLADMLYVIERGNNVWLVATLDPYTGKLLASPRLGTTTITGWLLELHYMFLADHFGLGLAGLFALMLCLLGVSGVWLYREFWKNVFTLRWHRGARILFSDLHKFTGITFVVFNLIVGFTGAYWNLTHLVGHWINGDPPQPQIGQRLYPDTLSLDALTRDAAQRLPGFRGNFISLPSDPAAPSVIFWGTIEPRGAFTGPYGSTVSYDPQTGAHTATSDLRTQGRWARIADTFTPLHYGTFGGLPVKILWCLGGLTPGLLGITGFLIWFRRQRPSPELARHEFASPL; translated from the coding sequence ATGCGCAAACGTCTCTGGCAACTTCACTCCTGGCTCGGCCTCGCCGCCGGCCTCGGCTTGCTCGTCATCGGCCTGACGGGCAGCCTCCTGATCTTCCACGAAGAGCTTGAGCTGATCTTCAACCCCGGGATGGTCCGCGTCGAGCCGACGCCCGCGGGCCGGCCCGACGTAAGGCGGTCTGATCGCCTGCCCCTCGACACCCTGCTGCGCCACGCGCAGCGCCAGCTCCCCGGCCACGAAGTCACCGGTTGGCTTCCGCAATACGAGGCGCCGCACCTCGCCGATATGTTGTACGTGATCGAGCGCGGGAACAATGTGTGGCTCGTCGCGACGCTCGACCCTTACACGGGAAAACTGCTGGCTTCCCCGCGCCTCGGCACCACGACGATCACCGGCTGGCTGCTTGAGCTGCATTACATGTTTCTTGCCGACCACTTCGGCCTCGGGCTCGCCGGCTTGTTCGCCCTCATGCTCTGCCTGCTCGGCGTGAGCGGCGTGTGGCTGTACCGCGAATTCTGGAAGAACGTCTTCACCCTGCGCTGGCACCGCGGGGCGCGCATCCTCTTCTCTGATCTCCACAAGTTCACCGGCATCACCTTCGTCGTTTTCAACCTGATCGTCGGCTTCACCGGCGCCTACTGGAACCTCACCCATCTGGTCGGCCACTGGATCAACGGTGACCCGCCGCAGCCGCAGATCGGGCAGCGACTGTACCCCGACACGCTTTCGCTCGACGCCCTTACCCGCGACGCCGCGCAGCGTCTGCCCGGGTTCCGCGGCAATTTCATCTCGCTGCCCAGCGATCCCGCCGCGCCGAGCGTCATTTTCTGGGGCACGATCGAGCCGCGCGGCGCTTTCACGGGCCCCTACGGCAGCACCGTGAGCTACGATCCGCAGACCGGCGCCCACACCGCCACCAGCGACCTGCGTACCCAGGGACGGTGGGCGCGCATCGCGGACACCTTCACCCCGCTCCACTACGGCACCTTCGGCGGACTGCCCGTGAAAATTCTCTGGTGCCTGGGCGGACTCACGCCCGGCCTGCTCGGCATCACCGGCTTCCTGATCTGGTTTCGCCGCCAGCGCCCGTCCCCGGAACTCGCCCGGCATGAATTCGCGTCGCCACTGTGA
- a CDS encoding TonB-dependent siderophore receptor: MNQTIRFDALQDVQAILPSPELPARAPGAAASPASSLGLLARAPGAFAPAMSPAASSLARPCHATATRMSWLGKLRQRRWLARTGPRLGSLVLTAASTLAAQTATPPTADTLILDKVVVTARREHRTSKGATNLPLSLKDTPQSISLIDQDALRDFATTGTNDALRLGTGLTVDAWETNRTSYSSRGFDIMLTQVDGLGMTNDWGLVVGQEDTTLFDRIELIRGANGLLTGVGNASGTINYVRKRPKNHDGGELVVRTGSHDLRRAALDYNQVLTASGSWAARVVVAHEDKDSYLRALQDRRTTLYGVVEGQIGSAGALTAGFTFTDSLQRSPMWGSLTLMRADGTQAAFDAAASPSQDWTRWALRSANAFIEYAHTLSPDWEAKLTYNHRTGDEAVKLFYAYSLTGTLNADHTGLLGWPYRSDSESRSDIVDASLTGHFHAFGRRHEVISGLSLSQQKTYSEFYSILSSPGAVLPAFPYAGDVYAEPVWGATSVGNDGDQKLVRFYAATRLALTDRLKAIAGLNTINLKRDGTSIYGGGVNLDNETTEKVSPYAGLTYDLTDNLLAYASTSDIFQAQDQRDLNGRFLAPMKGVNAEIGLKAEWLQRRLLTTVAVFDARQKGLATEAGFDPVAQQSYYEPKDVKSRGFEFEATGRVGAHTTLTAGFTRMELTGPDGNDIYEWIPRTIVNLRADTRLPGLPKLKLGTGLRWQSDIFKTGAVRQDSYLLVNSFAAYELTNAATVRLNVDNLSDEKYLRTVQFGAIYGAPRQFSLALDYKL, translated from the coding sequence ATGAATCAAACCATCCGCTTCGACGCCCTCCAAGACGTCCAAGCCATCCTGCCTTCACCTGAACTCCCGGCTCGCGCCCCCGGCGCAGCCGCCTCGCCCGCTTCGTCGCTCGGCCTCCTGGCTCGCGCGCCCGGGGCGTTCGCGCCCGCGATGTCCCCCGCGGCGTCATCCCTTGCCCGTCCGTGTCACGCCACCGCAACGCGCATGTCGTGGCTCGGAAAACTACGACAACGCCGGTGGCTGGCGCGGACGGGCCCGCGGCTGGGCAGCCTGGTACTCACCGCCGCATCCACCCTGGCCGCGCAGACCGCCACCCCGCCCACGGCTGACACGCTCATCCTCGACAAGGTGGTGGTCACCGCCCGGCGCGAACACCGCACGTCCAAGGGCGCGACCAATCTGCCGCTGAGCCTCAAGGACACGCCCCAATCGATCAGCCTCATCGACCAGGACGCCCTGCGCGACTTCGCCACCACCGGCACCAACGACGCGCTGCGCCTGGGCACCGGCCTCACCGTCGATGCGTGGGAAACCAACCGAACCTCCTACAGTTCACGCGGCTTCGACATCATGCTGACCCAGGTCGACGGCCTGGGCATGACCAACGACTGGGGCCTGGTCGTCGGCCAGGAAGACACCACCCTGTTCGACCGCATCGAGCTGATCCGCGGCGCCAACGGACTCCTCACCGGCGTGGGCAACGCCTCGGGCACGATCAACTATGTGCGCAAGCGCCCGAAAAACCACGACGGTGGCGAGCTCGTCGTCCGCACCGGCTCGCACGATCTGCGGCGTGCCGCCCTCGACTACAACCAGGTCCTCACCGCGTCCGGCTCCTGGGCCGCACGCGTGGTCGTCGCGCACGAGGACAAGGATTCCTACCTGCGGGCGCTACAGGACCGCCGCACCACCCTCTATGGCGTGGTCGAAGGCCAGATCGGCTCGGCCGGCGCGCTCACCGCCGGCTTCACCTTCACCGACTCGCTGCAGCGCTCGCCCATGTGGGGCTCGCTGACCCTCATGCGGGCCGACGGCACCCAGGCCGCGTTCGACGCCGCCGCCTCCCCCTCGCAGGACTGGACCCGGTGGGCTCTGCGCTCCGCCAACGCCTTCATCGAGTATGCGCACACCCTCTCCCCCGACTGGGAAGCCAAACTCACCTACAACCACCGCACCGGCGACGAAGCCGTCAAACTCTTCTACGCCTACTCGCTCACCGGCACGCTCAATGCCGACCACACCGGGCTGCTCGGCTGGCCCTACCGCAGCGACTCCGAATCCCGCAGCGACATCGTCGATGCCAGCCTCACCGGCCACTTCCACGCCTTCGGACGCCGCCACGAGGTGATCAGCGGCCTCAGCCTCTCCCAGCAAAAAACCTATTCCGAATTCTACTCCATCCTCAGCTCCCCCGGCGCCGTCCTGCCGGCCTTCCCCTATGCCGGCGACGTCTATGCCGAACCCGTTTGGGGTGCGACCAGCGTCGGCAACGACGGCGATCAAAAGCTGGTCCGCTTCTACGCCGCCACCCGCCTCGCCCTGACGGACCGGCTGAAGGCCATCGCCGGCCTCAACACCATCAACCTCAAGCGCGACGGCACCTCAATCTACGGCGGCGGCGTCAACCTCGACAACGAAACCACCGAAAAAGTCAGCCCGTACGCGGGCCTCACCTACGACCTGACCGACAACCTTCTCGCTTACGCCTCCACCTCCGACATCTTTCAGGCGCAGGACCAGCGCGACCTCAACGGCCGCTTCCTTGCCCCGATGAAAGGCGTCAACGCCGAGATCGGCCTCAAGGCCGAATGGCTGCAACGCCGCCTGTTGACGACCGTCGCCGTATTCGACGCCCGGCAAAAGGGCCTGGCCACCGAAGCCGGCTTCGATCCGGTTGCCCAGCAATCCTACTACGAGCCCAAGGACGTGAAGTCGCGCGGCTTCGAGTTCGAAGCCACCGGCCGCGTGGGCGCCCACACCACTCTGACCGCCGGTTTCACGCGCATGGAACTCACCGGTCCCGACGGCAACGACATCTACGAATGGATTCCCCGCACCATCGTCAACCTGCGGGCCGACACCCGCCTGCCGGGGCTGCCCAAGCTCAAACTTGGTACGGGCCTGCGCTGGCAATCCGACATCTTCAAGACCGGCGCCGTGCGGCAGGATTCCTACCTGCTCGTCAACAGCTTCGCCGCCTACGAGTTGACCAATGCCGCCACGGTGCGCCTCAACGTCGACAACCTCAGCGACGAGAAATACCTGCGCACCGTGCAATTCGGCGCCATTTACGGCGCGCCGCGCCAGTTCTCCCTCGCCCTCGATTACAAACTCTAA
- a CDS encoding PepSY-associated TM helix domain-containing protein, whose amino-acid sequence MSVLRSTLFWLHLAAGVIGGLVIAMLCFTGTALAFEKELVAWAERDARRIEAPGAGAARLGVDELAARVRQAFPDAKPGNIVLARDPHTAVAFPVSRTEGYHANPYTGEVRQPASYAMGRFMQTMLAWHRYLGFSGEKSRPHGKLVTGIANLAFCFLALSGLVLWWPRSLSWRAFRPAVWFTQNASARGRDWNWHNVLGFWSAPVLITLTLTAMPISFRWAADLTYTLTGTPLPASGPQSSGAPPPAATVPAPAAAAQTVSRDALLATVQRELPAWQTVTFRFAHQPDPAKPQAVTFTVREAGTWPRTATTTLQFDPFTGTLLQRDGYADLSPARQLRAWTRFLHTGEALGPWAQFIAAVASFAGVILVWTGLALAFRRLLGRKAGAAARNAN is encoded by the coding sequence ATGTCCGTGCTTCGCTCCACGCTCTTCTGGCTCCACCTCGCCGCCGGGGTCATCGGTGGTCTTGTGATCGCCATGCTCTGCTTCACGGGCACCGCCCTCGCCTTCGAGAAGGAGCTGGTCGCGTGGGCCGAACGCGATGCCCGGCGCATCGAGGCGCCCGGTGCCGGAGCCGCGCGCCTCGGCGTGGACGAACTCGCCGCCCGCGTGCGCCAGGCGTTCCCCGACGCCAAGCCCGGCAACATCGTCCTCGCGCGGGACCCGCACACCGCCGTCGCCTTCCCGGTCAGCCGCACCGAGGGCTACCACGCCAACCCCTACACCGGCGAGGTCCGCCAGCCGGCCTCTTACGCGATGGGGCGGTTCATGCAGACGATGCTCGCCTGGCACCGTTATCTGGGCTTCTCCGGGGAGAAATCCCGCCCGCATGGCAAGCTCGTCACCGGCATCGCCAATCTCGCGTTCTGCTTCCTCGCCCTCTCCGGCCTCGTCCTGTGGTGGCCGCGCTCGCTCTCGTGGCGCGCATTCCGGCCGGCGGTCTGGTTCACCCAAAACGCCTCCGCCCGCGGCCGCGACTGGAACTGGCACAACGTCCTCGGCTTCTGGTCCGCTCCCGTGCTGATCACGCTCACGCTCACGGCCATGCCGATCTCGTTCCGTTGGGCCGCCGATCTCACCTACACCCTCACGGGCACCCCCCTGCCCGCCAGCGGCCCACAGAGCAGCGGCGCCCCGCCGCCGGCGGCCACCGTGCCCGCCCCGGCCGCGGCGGCGCAGACCGTTTCCCGTGACGCCCTGCTCGCCACCGTGCAACGTGAACTGCCGGCGTGGCAGACCGTCACCTTCCGTTTCGCCCACCAACCCGACCCCGCGAAGCCGCAGGCCGTGACTTTCACCGTGCGTGAAGCCGGCACCTGGCCGCGTACCGCGACGACCACTCTCCAATTCGATCCCTTCACCGGCACGCTCCTGCAACGCGACGGCTACGCCGACCTCTCACCCGCCCGCCAACTCCGCGCCTGGACCCGCTTCCTGCACACCGGCGAAGCCCTCGGCCCCTGGGCCCAGTTCATCGCCGCCGTCGCCTCGTTCGCCGGCGTGATCCTCGTTTGGACCGGCCTCGCCCTCGCCTTCCGCCGGCTCCTCGGCCGCAAGGCGGGCGCAGCGGCGCGCAACGCAAATTGA